One Stratiformator vulcanicus genomic window, GCTCCCGCGATGTCGCGAACCATCCCGGCACCTGCGGCACGTCAGTTGTTTCGACACCGCGAGCGACCGCACTGGACATGATGCAGATTCGAACGGAACGCAGATCGTTTCCACTTGATGCTCAAGGCCGATCGCAGCACCAATTCGAAAGACGAAAGTCTTTCCAACAGATGACCGGCCACTATCAGGGTATCTGCCGTTGAGCGTTCCGCCAAGACCTGTCGTCTCACGACCGCAATCGCGTTCACCCTTCTTCGGGGGGTGTGATGCCGAAGTCTTCGACCGTAAACAACGCCCGGAAGGGGACCCCTGCCGAGGCGAACGCCGCAGCCCCGCCTTGCAGGCGATCCACAATCGCGGTGACGAACACGACCTCGCAACCGAAATCGCGCACCCGTTCGATTGCCGTGATCGAGCTTCCGCCGGTCGTAACGACATCTTCGACGATCGCCACTTTGGCTCCAGGTTGAACCGGTCCTTCGATGTAACGCTGCGTTCCGTGACCCTTGGGTTCTTTACGGACCAGAA contains:
- the pyrE gene encoding orotate phosphoribosyltransferase; its protein translation is MTDTPLADLIRNRALKFGDFTLASGKKSTYYLDGKQVTLHSQGLRLVAEGMLDLLSETEFSAVGGMSIGADPIVGGVLTVAGERGIDLDGFLVRKEPKGHGTQRYIEGPVQPGAKVAIVEDVVTTGGSSITAIERVRDFGCEVVFVTAIVDRLQGGAAAFASAGVPFRALFTVEDFGITPPEEG